The window gggcgcacgaccttagtgaatcccggcagaacacgaatccacgtcggacaacgtgccacgGGATCCcggcaggactgggtaagtaaatgagccctattgacAAAGGCATAATTTTTGCCTTCATCTGCCCAGTTTATGTTTTATACATAAGGCAGGTTGCAAGGACAAAtcaagctacatctttccatctttTTGCCTCCTGTGTACACTTAGAGGAGTCCATTTAAATCTAGTTGGGGGGCGGATGCAGAAGTGCTACATCCCTCCCCAGCCTCTGCTGAACATAACCTCAAGGAGGACCCTATAAGACAGTGACAGAAACACCAAGAACTTTGTCTGCTGCCAATGTTTCCTTCTATCCCCATATTCACGTCAGAACCGGGTGacctatcccactgtataagcatagaGTGTGGTACACCTGTGACATACATTTTAACTATGTCATGGCCGTAATCGCGATACATACCATGGATCCATACACCTGTGCCCTTCCATGTGGCGCTGTGTCCTCCCGGcccatactcacctctcctggctctgctccGGTCCCGTATAGGCCGCGTTCCTGCTGCCTGACTAGGCCGAACACGTCCCCGCCCACTAGGGTGCGCACCGGTTCTttatgatttaaagggccagcgtcctcctgattggcgctggcttatCCAGCTCGCCATTATAatacggcacctcccttccttcctgacCAGATCTTGCAGCTCGGGCAGTATTTTCTCGGATCTTACACTACGACACATGAGTTGCAAATAATGATTGTAAGGTCCTGTAGAGTCAATCACCTTGGACTAGTCTTAAGGTTTGGTCAACAAATACTACACGTACAACATTCCCAATGCAATAGTGACTTTATTTAATTTTCGGAGACAAGACCTTTCACAAGTGTTTTATGATTTTCttagaaaatgttgaaaaaaggaaaaacctcgaATTTGGAAAGTTTGAAAGATTATTCTAAACAAAATCAACTCAACACAAGAAACTCGTTTAAGATTTGCCTTCAGTCAGAGGCTTGAATTGAAGATCGTAAATGATTTCGAAGCCATCGTTGTACGTGTAGAGCTTACGGTCATTGGGGTTGTAGGAAAGACTGTGAATGTTATCCAAAATCTTCTCAAATGGGATTCTCAGATGACGTTCCTCACCCGTGTTGGTATCGTACATGTAGAATATCTCTTCTTCCCTAGTGCTGAGGGTCCTGGTGGCATACATGACCCCACATACCATGAAGGCATTGGTAACACTTGGCTTGTATACCGAGGTGGTCCACGTTCTGATCACATGAAGGGACGTTGCATTCACCAATCCAATGACCATGTTACCCAGAACATCTTCCCTCGAATAAAGAGCCCACAGTCCATATTCATCCACTTCCAGGTCTATGTCTTGGTTCTTGGACGAGGCGTAGGAAAATCTGGTGGCAACATTCGAATAGGTCATAATATCTTGCTTGTTAGTTTCCAGATTGGTTTTGCAGACATCCCTGGTGTGACAGTGATAGTACAAGGAATTGTTGTATAGAGTTAAACCACTACCTCTACCAGAAGTAGTCTGCTGGTCTTTGTAGGTTTTGTACTGTCTGAGGTCTTTATAGGATTTATAAAGTCGCACATTACTGAAGTAGGAACTACTATCACCAACCAGGACCCAATATAATTCACTGGTAGAACCAAAATGTGACTCTTTCCCCCATCCACCTATCTGGTAGGATGTTCCTCTCCAGTTGACCTGGACGATATGTGGTTTGCTGACATTCATAATCTCACCATGTTCACAAGTGCCTGGTAATGATAAGATCAGTACAATCATAAACTAGATATGATGAAATGTCTATAGAAGACACAAGAACTTGGCTGGATTAAAATGAAACTAGAGTGAAACCCTTGCTTGAGGTTTTGCTaaatgtaatgatcggtcagtgttatctatataaaggtcattgtatagggagggggaggagataagctgtgacatcatctattgtcagtagtgatgtaatgatgggtcagtgttatctatatagaggtcattgtaaagggaggaggaggagataagctgtgacatcatctattgtcagtagtgatgtaatgatgggtcagtgttatctatatagaggtcattgtacagggagggggaggagataagctgtgacatcatctattgtcagtagtgatgtaatgatgggtcagtgttatctatatagaggtcattgtacagggagggggaggagataagctgtgacatcatctattgtcagtagtgatgtaatgatgggtcagtgttatctatatagaggtcattgtacagggagggggaggggataagctgtgacatcatctattgtcagtagtgatgtaatgatgggtcagtgttatctatatagaggtcattgtaaagggaggaggaggagataagctgtgacatcatctattgtcagtagtgatgtaatgatgggtcagtgttatctatatagaggtcattgtacagggagggggaggagataagctgtgacatcatctattgtcagtagtgatgtaatgatgggtcagtgttatctatatagaggtcattgtacagggagggggaggagataagctgtgacatcatctattgtcagtagtgatgtaatgatgggtcagtgttatctatatagaggtcattgtacagggagggggaggagataagctgtgacatcatctattgtcagtagtgatgtaatgatgggtcagtgttatctatatagaggtcattgtacagggagggggaggagataagctgtgacatcatctagtgtcagtagtgatgtaatgatgggtcagtgttatctatatagaggtcattgtacagggagggggaggggataagctgtgacatcatctattgtcagtagtgatgtaatgatgggtcagtgttatctatatagaggtcattgtaaagggaggaggaggagataagctgtgacatcatctattgtcagtagtgatgtaatgatgggtcagtgttatctatatagaggtcattgtacagggagggggaggagataagctgtgacatcatctattgtcagtagtgatgtaatgatgggtcagtgttatctatataaaggtcattgtaaagggaggaggaggagataagctgtgacatcatctagtgtcagtagtgatgtaatgatgggtcagtgttatctatatagaggtcattgtacagggagggggaggagataagctgtgacatcatctattgtcagtagtgatgtaatgatgggtcagtgttatctatatagaggtcattgtacagggagggggaggagataagctgtgacatcatctattgtcagtagtgatgtaatgatgggtcagtgttatctatatagaggtcattgtacagggagggggaggagataagctgtgacatcatctattgtcagtagtgatgtaatgatgggtcagtgttatctatatagaggtcattgtacagggagggggaggagataagctgtgacatcatctagtgtcagtagtgatgtaatgatgggtcagtgttatctatatagaggtcattgtacagggagggggaggggataagctgtgacatcatctattgtcagtagtgatgtaatgatgggtcagtgttatctatatagaggtcattgtaaagggaggaggaggagataagctgtgacatcatctattgtcagtagtgatgtaatgatgggtcagtgttatctatatagaggtcattgtacagggagggggaggagataagctgtgacatcatctattgtcagtagtgatgtaatgatgggtcagtgttatctatataaaggtcattgtaaagggaggaggaggagataagctgtgacatcatctagtgtcagtagtgatgtaatgatgggtcagtgttatctatatagaggtcattgtacagggagggggaggagataagctgtgacatcatctattgtcagtagtgatgtaatgatgggtcagcgctatctatatagaggacattgtacagggaggaggaggagataagctgtgacatcatctattgtcagtagtcatgtaatgatgggtcagtgttatctatatagaggtcattgtacagggagggggaggagataagctgtgacatcatctattgtcagtagtgatgtaatgatgggtcagtgttatctatatagaggtcattgtacagggagggggaggagataagctgtgacatcatctattgtcagtagtgatgtaatgatgggtcagtgttatctatatagaggtcattgtacagggagggggaggagataagctgtgacatcatctagtgtcagtagtgatgtaatgatgggtcagtgttatctatatagaggtcattgtacagggagggggaggggataagctgtgacatcatctattgtcagtagtgatgtaatgatgggtcagtgttatctatatagaggtcattgtaaagggaggaggaggagataagctgtgacatcatctattgtcagtagtgatgtaatgatgggtcagtgttatctatatagaggtcattgtacagggagggggaggagataagctgtgacatcatctattgtcagtagtgatgtaatgatgggtcagtgttatctatataaaggtcattgtaaagggaggaggaggagataagctgtgacatcatctagtgtcagtagtgatgtaatgatgggtcagtgttatctatatagaggtcattgtacagggagggggaggagataagctgtgacatcatctattgtcagtagtgatgtaatgatgggtcagcgctatctatatagaggacattgtacagggaggaggaggagataagctgtgacatcatctattgtcagtagtcatgtaatgatgggtcagtgttatctatatagaggtcattgtacagggagggggaggagataagctgtgacatcatctattgtcagtagtgatgtaatgatgggtcagtgttatctatatagaggtcattgtacagggagggggaggagataagctgtgacattatctattgtcagtagtgatgtaatgatgggtcagtattatctatatagaggtcattgtacagggagggggaggagataagctgtgacatcatctattgtcagtagtgatgtaatgatgggtcagtgttatctatatagaggtcattatacagggagggggaggagataagctgtgacatcatctattgtcagtagtgatgtaatgatgggtcagtgttatctatatagaggtcattgtacagggagggggaggagataagctgtgacatcatctattgtcagtagtgatgtaatgatgggtcagtgttatctatatagaggtcattgtacagggagggggaggaaataagctgtgacatcatctattgtcagtagtgatgtaatgatgggtcagtgttatctatatagaggacattgtacatggaggggaaggagataagctgtgacatcatctattgtcagtagtgatgtaatgatgggtcagtgttatctatatagaggtcattgtacagggagggggaggagataagctgtgacatcatctattgtcagtagtgatgtaatgatgggtcagtgttatctatatagaggtcattgtacagggagggggaggagataagctgtgacatcatctattgtcagtagtgatgtaatgatgggtcagtgttatctatatagaggtcattgtacagggaggaggaggggataagctgtgacatcatctattgtcagtagtgatgtaatgatgggtcagtgtcatctatatagaggtcattgtacagggagggggaggagataagctgtgacatcatctattgtcagtagtgatgtaatgatgggtcagtgttatctatatagaggacattgtacatggaggggaaggagataagctgtgacatcatctattgtcagtagtgatgtaatgatgggtcagtgttatctatatagagatcattgtacagggagggggaggagataagctgtgacatcatctattgtcagtagtgatgtaatgatgggtcagtgttatctatatagaggtcattgtacagggagggggaggagataagctgtgacatcatctattgtcagtagtgatgtaatgatgggtcagtgttatctatatagaggtcattgtacagggaggaggaggggataagctgtgacatcatctattgtcagtagtgatgtaatgatgggtcagtgtcatctatatagaggtcattgtacagggagggggaggagataagctgtgacatcatctattgtcagtagtgatgtaatgatgggtcagtgttatctatatagaggtcattgtacagggaggaggaggggataagctgtgacatcatctattgtcagtagtgatgtaatgatgggtcagtgtcatctatatagaggtcattgtacagggaggggaggagataagctgtgacatcatctattgtcagtagtgatgtaataatgggtcagtgttatctatatagaggtcattgtacagggagggggaggggataagctgtgacatcatctattgtcagtagtgatgtaatgatgggtcagtgctatccaggggcggactgggaatttaaagtggccctggaaaaaactgttaaagtggccccattctgtgggcggagtcaaaacaagtaggcgtggtcaTGTGATATGGGTGGagttacaaactgtttatagatggtctaaataaacatgtaccgcacagagaaagaaattcatactaccttccttatacaggaataaagcttctttttttaagagaacacaacttaatactacaCTACCTTTTCCGATAAACAACTACTTTccgatgtaactactataatactgccccctatgtacaagaatataactactataatactgtcccctatgtacaagaatataactactataatactgcccctatgtataagaatataactactataatactgccccctatgtacaagaatataactactataatactgccccctatgtacagggatataactactataatactgccccctatgtacaagaatataactactataatactgccccctatgtacaagaatataactactataatactgccccctatgtacaagaatataactattataatactgccccctatgtacagggatataactactataatactgccccctatgtacaagaatataactactataatactgccccctatgtacaagaatataactactataatactgtcccctatgtacaagaatataactactataatactgcccctatgtacaagaatataactactataatactgtcccctatgtacaagaatataactactataatactgccccctatgtacaagaatataactactataatactgtcccctatgtacaagaatataactactataatactgccccctatgtacaagaatataactactataatactgtcccctatgtacaagaatataactactataatactgcccctatgtacaagaatataactactataatactgtcccctatgtacaagaatataactactataatactgccccctatgtacaagaatataactactataatactgccccctatgtacaagaatataactactttaatactgccccctatgtacaggaatataactactataatactgccccctatgtacaagaatatacctactataatactgtcccctatgtacaagaatataactactataatactgccccctatgtacaagaatataactactataatactgtcccctatgtacaagaatataactactataatactgcccctatgtacaagaatataactactataatactgtcccctatgtacaagaatataactactataatactgccccctatgtacaagaatataactactataatactgccccctatgtacaagaatataactactttaatactgccccctatgtacagaaatataactactataatactgccccctatgtacagggatataactactataatactgcctcctatgtacaagaatataactactataatactgcctcctatgtacagagatataactactataatactgccccctatgtacaggaatataactactataatactgccccctatgtacaggaatataactactataatactgccccctatgtacaagaatataactactataatactgccccctatgtacaggaatataactactataatactgtccctatgttcaggaatataactactataatactgccccctatgtacaagaatataactactataatactgccccctatgtacaggaatataactactataatactgccccctatgtacaagaatataactactataatactgccccctatgtacaggaatataactactataatactgtccctatgtacaggaatataactactataatactgccccctatgtacaggaatataactactataatactgccccctatgtacaagaatataactactataatactgccccctatgtacaggaatataactactataatactgccccctatgtacaagaatataactactataatactgcccctatgtacaggaatataactgctattatactgccccctatgtacaggaatataactactataatactgccccctatgtacaggaatataactactataatactgccccctatgtacaagaatgtaactactataatactgccccctgtgtacaagaatataactactataatactgccccctatgtacaggaatataactactataatactgccccctatgtacaagaatataactactataatactgccccctatgtacaagaatataactactataatactgctccctatgtacaagaatataactattataagctactatacaacacagctacatacagccgcctcgccccagtttcgcatgtaacatacacctcagtcacaccagccacgcagtcccatgcaacatacacaccagccatacggtcccacgaagcatacacaccagccatacattcccacgtagcatacacaccagccatacattcccaagtagcatacacaccagccacacggtcccacgtagcatatacaccagccatatattcccatgtaacatacagaccagacatacggtcccacgtagcataca is drawn from Engystomops pustulosus chromosome 9, aEngPut4.maternal, whole genome shotgun sequence and contains these coding sequences:
- the LOC140076972 gene encoding olfactomedin-4-like isoform X1, translating into MKTILLLWLSFGVCQAQTAISSPDDSPSKWKVMAGATDNQRVCHCSLAITDFTFPTERMELLETSNFNLSLRFQEEIDKIQGYQQKLDTYLENIKNLTTQVELWNKEGVSLGELDFEILKLEISEMESLVIGLKSSLKGSNDKVEALFTEVKNISIIANQLETHDKNNILRVRRQITSLQNRLDECRTSQSPVNVKYGTCEHGEIMNVSKPHIVQVNWRGTSYQIGGWGKESHFGSTSELYWVLVGDSSSYFSNVRLYKSYKDLRQYKTYKDQQTTSGRGSGLTLYNNSLYYHCHTRDVCKTNLETNKQDIMTYSNVATRFSYASSKNQDIDLEVDEYGLWALYSREDVLGNMVIGLVNATSLHVIRTWTTSVYKPSVTNAFMVCGVMYATRTLSTREEEIFYMYDTNTGEERHLRIPFEKILDNIHSLSYNPNDRKLYTYNDGFEIIYDLQFKPLTEGKS
- the LOC140076972 gene encoding olfactomedin-4-like isoform X2, with the protein product MKTILLLWLSFGVCQAQTAISIQGYQQKLDTYLENIKNLTTQVELWNKEGVSLGELDFEILKLEISEMESLVIGLKSSLKGSNDKVEALFTEVKNISIIANQLETHDKNNILRVRRQITSLQNRLDECRTSQSPVNVKYGTCEHGEIMNVSKPHIVQVNWRGTSYQIGGWGKESHFGSTSELYWVLVGDSSSYFSNVRLYKSYKDLRQYKTYKDQQTTSGRGSGLTLYNNSLYYHCHTRDVCKTNLETNKQDIMTYSNVATRFSYASSKNQDIDLEVDEYGLWALYSREDVLGNMVIGLVNATSLHVIRTWTTSVYKPSVTNAFMVCGVMYATRTLSTREEEIFYMYDTNTGEERHLRIPFEKILDNIHSLSYNPNDRKLYTYNDGFEIIYDLQFKPLTEGKS